TGGCGTCTCGCTGGGCCCTGGCTTTTCTGTGATTCCTTTCCTCCTTTGTctctttaaaaaaaaagtccgaaCATTTGTCGTTTGTGGAGTATGATAAACTGCATTGGCGCCCCAAAAGGCCTGCCATGGTCTGTCTACCCGAGTCTGGGTTGGCTATCCCGGGGGAGGTGTgtatctctctctctctctctatcTTTTTACGCTGGGGTATATGCACATACAACCAACCAACATGGGATGAACCATTCTCATGGCTGGGGTATGTTGTCATGTGAGGGAGGAGTTCTGCATGACAGACCCTGACGTCCCGCTGTCGAGTCTGTCCAAAATATGTTCTTGTGTGCAGGGATccagacagaaaaaaagggaataCAACCGGACGTCTAGTCTAGTGGTGGATAAATACATGGGGCTCTACCGCCCCCCGGCTGGGGTTGTACGGTTAACGCACAGAGGAGGGCCATGGCATCTCTGTGCCACTTTGCTTTCTGTAATAGCTTAGCTGCGAGTGGTACCTCTACAAAGCCCGAGCCTTGTTTTTCGTGGAAGAAAAGCCCCGAGCCCAGTCCTAGCACTAGCAAGTACCGGCTCAAGGGAGACCAAGTGCCAGGGGTAGGGGGCGTGTGCTGGGCTCTCGGGGCCTGATAAAAACACTCGGTAGTAGAACAGATTAAAGGGTCGGGCTAGGCGAGGAGACCTGGGTAGGGAACAGCAAAGCTACAGTATCATGTACTCACTATTTCGAGCGGACAATCTTGTACCTGTAACCGTTTTACCAGTTATCCGCCACGGTCATGGTGAAGCAACACGTAGCCCCTTGGCTTGTTAAAGGACAGTCAAGCCAGTGTCAAGAGCGTTGACCGTTTCGTCAAGGCAGGCGAGTCTCCTCTCTACCGTTTCGCAATTACACTACAATATGGAAAAGCATAATAGCATAATCTCTGTAAAGTGCGATGACAGCATCGAATAGCCCTCAAAACCGTGGTGCAAcattcatcatcatcatcaagtTTATGTGTCATTTTATACACCCCTCTTGCCTGCTGGTTACGAGTATAATAGCCTGCATACTCGCTTTCTAGGGGGAAAACCGACCTCTACACAAACCCCATCTGAAGCAGCCGGTTCCCAAACTCAATAAGATAGTAATCAAGATAGACCAGCCCATGGTCCCAGTACTGGTGCTTATCCGACTTGTTCCTATTGGCAGTGGCATGCTTGACGATGGCCTCGAAAGTCTTGCCATCTTCGACGTCTCGAACCTGGAACTGATCGCCTCCCTCAACCGCAGCGAATGTTGCCTTCTCCTGTGAAAGACACAAATCCAAAGTGTCATCAACAATATCAACCGCAGCCTCGTAGTACCGCTGGGCGAGGTTGTGCCTACCCTGACCGGCCAGCGCCTGCGATAGTACCAACAGCCCGTTTGCTGCAATGACGCCCGCCGAGGCGTCCCGCAGCGGCCCGGCCTCGGTGGCCTCCGGGTCGAAAGGCGCATCGAAGTCCCACAGCGGCACCCATTTACCCTTGGTCCGGCCgtcctcgccgccgtcggTAACAGGACGGTACACACACAGCGGTGCCGTATCAAGCCGGTGCAGGAAGTATTCGGCCAGACCGCACGCGGCGTCGAGGAACTCCTGGTCCCGGGTCCAGACGAAGGTCTGAGCGAACCCGAGGATGCCCCAGGCCTGGCCGCGAGTCCACGTCGACTCGGCCGCATAGCCCTGCGCGGTCCTCCGCTCCTTGACCTCGCCGGTCCTGGGATCCAGGTTGACGACGTGGCAGGTGCTGTAGAGCTCGCCCGTGTAGGCGTCCGGGCCCCAGCAGCCGCCCGTCTCGGTCCGGAAGAGCGTCTTCTTCACGGTGCGGGCGTGcgcggtggcggcgtcggccagGCTACCGTCGCCCGTGTGCGCGGCCGCGTAGTAGAGCAGGTCGAGGTTACACATGCTGTCGATAATGACGAGGAAGTCTTCGTCCAGGCTGCTGATGTCGACGTCGTGCTGCACCAGCCGGTCCCAGGACCGGATGGCGCCGACGGTGGCGTTGAAGCGGCTGTGCAGGCCCCGGGCGGCGGTCAGAACCGAGTCCAGGGCAGTGGCATCGTGCAGGAGTTCCCATCGCCGACGCAAGGAGGGCTGGATCATGAATGACATGTCGTGGGTGTCGGTGCGAGTGGCCGTCTCGTGGAGAGGCTCGGACCATTTCTTTCCCAGACCTTCCAGGTGCTTGATGAGTGGCGCAACGGGTATCTCCTTCTGGGCATCACCGTCTCCACGGGATGACACATTCAAGCTACCGGGCCAGCGGACGGCGCGCTCGAGCAGGGCGTAGATCTGGCCGGGAAAGAAGCCACAGGTCCAAAAGTCCTTGTCGCGCAACTCCCACCTGCCGTTTGCCGAAGGGCCAGACTGCAAAACATATTCAGGGTATTTTGTGGGTGGGTCATTGTTATCCTCAAGAGACGCCGTTGCAGTGCGAACTACTTTGGCAACAATGTTGTCCGAGAAGAGCTCGGTCAGACGCCGGGACGTTGATTTTGGTGTTGCTGCCATGGTGAGGGGTTGAGGATGAATAGATACGGAGAGTTACAGATGGATTGCATGACGAAAGGAATGAGGGGCTACAAGGTAgctgcctaggtaggcaggtaggcaggcaTACTGTACATGCGCGTAGTATTTGTTCCGTTATTGACAG
The Pyricularia oryzae 70-15 chromosome 1, whole genome shotgun sequence DNA segment above includes these coding regions:
- a CDS encoding unsaturated glucuronyl hydrolase; the protein is MAATPKSTSRRLTELFSDNIVAKVVRTATASLEDNNDPPTKYPEYVLQSGPSANGRWELRDKDFWTCGFFPGQIYALLERAVRWPGSLNVSSRGDGDAQKEIPVAPLIKHLEGLGKKWSEPLHETATRTDTHDMSFMIQPSLRRRWELLHDATALDSVLTAARGLHSRFNATVGAIRSWDRLVQHDVDISSLDEDFLVIIDSMCNLDLLYYAAAHTGDGSLADAATAHARTVKKTLFRTETGGCWGPDAYTGELYSTCHVVNLDPRTGEVKERRTAQGYAAESTWTRGQAWGILGFAQTFVWTRDQEFLDAACGLAEYFLHRLDTAPLCVYRPVTDGGEDGRTKGKWVPLWDFDAPFDPEATEAGPLRDASAGVIAANGLLVLSQALAGQGRHNLAQRYYEAAVDIVDDTLDLCLSQEKATFAAVEGGDQFQVRDVEDGKTFEAIVKHATANRNKSDKHQYWDHGLVYLDYYLIEFGNRLLQMGFV